From the genome of Paracoccus seriniphilus, one region includes:
- the nfsB gene encoding oxygen-insensitive NAD(P)H nitroreductase, which yields MTIHITDFARKRHTAKAYAPRRISEEDMAQVRELLRFSPSSTNLQPWHFVIAETEDGKARVAKAAAEKFPFNVPSIKAASHVIVFASRIEADEDYLQRVLENEEEAGRFAGNPEEFKPAMHKGRSMFVDIHQKQIGDGTQWMAHQVYLNLGQFLLGVATLGIDATPMEGIDTAVLDEEFGLREKGYASLFVVPIGYADPDADYNMALPKARLPEAEIITTV from the coding sequence ATGACCATCCATATCACTGACTTCGCCAGAAAACGTCACACCGCCAAAGCCTATGCGCCGCGCCGCATCTCGGAAGAGGATATGGCTCAGGTGCGTGAGCTTCTGCGCTTCAGCCCCTCGTCGACCAATCTTCAGCCCTGGCATTTCGTGATCGCCGAGACCGAGGACGGCAAGGCGCGCGTCGCCAAGGCCGCTGCTGAAAAATTCCCCTTCAACGTCCCTTCGATCAAGGCCGCCTCGCATGTGATCGTCTTTGCCAGCCGGATCGAAGCGGACGAGGACTATCTGCAGCGGGTATTGGAAAACGAAGAAGAAGCAGGTCGCTTTGCCGGAAATCCCGAAGAGTTCAAACCCGCCATGCACAAGGGCCGGTCGATGTTCGTGGACATCCACCAGAAACAGATCGGCGACGGCACGCAATGGATGGCGCATCAGGTTTATCTGAACCTGGGCCAGTTCCTGTTGGGCGTCGCGACCCTTGGCATCGACGCGACCCCGATGGAGGGCATCGATACGGCGGTTCTGGATGAGGAATTCGGACTGCGCGAGAAAGGCTATGCCAGCCTCTTCGTCGTGCCGATCGGATATGCCGACCCCGACGCCGACTACAATATGGCGCTGCCCAAGGCACGTCTGCCCGAGGCCGAGATCATCACCACGGTCTGA
- a CDS encoding TM2 domain-containing protein has product MSIQQQLLIEQRVTNESKSPFVAYLLAILLWGFGAHRLYLGRYMSGFLMLLLWGMGWLTAPILIGWLPIALVCIWATIDLFLIPAMIREDQAVLRQRLTAESFGAR; this is encoded by the coding sequence ATGAGCATCCAACAGCAACTGCTGATCGAACAGCGCGTCACGAATGAGTCCAAATCGCCCTTCGTGGCCTATCTTCTGGCAATCCTGCTTTGGGGCTTTGGCGCGCATCGCCTGTATCTGGGTCGCTACATGAGCGGCTTCCTGATGCTGCTGCTATGGGGGATGGGCTGGTTGACCGCCCCCATCCTGATCGGCTGGCTTCCCATTGCGCTGGTCTGCATCTGGGCCACCATCGACCTGTTCCTGATCCCCGCGATGATCCGCGAAGATCAGGCCGTCCTGCGCCAGCGGCTGACCGCCGAAAGCTTTGGCGCCCGCTGA
- the pheT gene encoding phenylalanine--tRNA ligase subunit beta — MKFTLSWLREHLETNASLGEITEALTDLGLEVEEVTDPAARLGSFTLAKVVHAEQHPDADRLRVCRVATDEGEKQIVCGAPNAREGITVVLAKPGDYVPGIDVTLSVGKIRGVESHGMMASERELELSEEHDGIIELPSGEVGQKFIDWLAENAPEKIDPMIYIKITPNRPDALGVRGIARDLAARGLGTLKPLREASVKGQFPCPVQVTIAAEVADKAPFFSGRLLRGVRNGPSPAWLQKRLTAIGLRPINALVDITNFFTYDLNRPLHVFDAARIKGDLTLRAARPQEQLLALDDKTYDLPAHAVVICDENGPESIAGIMGGAASGADDDTTDVFVESAYFDPIATAAAGRTLKINSDARYRFERGIDPAFTLQGLELATQMIMDLCGGEASEIVTAGAVPDTSRAYRLDPARTSSLVGLDIPEATQRASLEALGFRLEGDMAHVPSWRPDVLGEADLVEEIARIASLTKLEGKPLPRPQAGVPRPILTPLQMRERAARRQAAALGYNECVTYSFIDEAAARLFGGGGDALRVENPISSEMTHLRPDLLPGLLSAAARNQARGHADLSLFEIGPVFSGGEPGEQALQISGLLVGARAARDPFGSHRKVDLYDAKADAEAVLNAIGAPARAQINRKLDGWWHPGRAGNIALGPNVLASFGEVHPRVLQAMDVKGPAVAFTVRIANVPFPKAKSPSRPALEISELQAVERDFAFVVDARVEAMTLVNAAQGADKVLIQSVSVFDQFTGLEDGRKSIAITVRLQPRDKTLTDAEIEAVGRKIIDKVQKATGGTLRG, encoded by the coding sequence ATGAAATTCACGCTGTCCTGGCTCAGGGAACATCTGGAAACCAATGCCAGCCTTGGTGAGATCACCGAAGCGCTGACCGATCTTGGCCTCGAGGTCGAAGAAGTCACCGACCCGGCCGCAAGGTTGGGCAGCTTTACCCTGGCCAAGGTGGTCCATGCCGAACAGCATCCCGACGCAGATCGGCTGCGGGTCTGTCGCGTGGCCACCGATGAGGGCGAAAAGCAGATCGTCTGCGGTGCCCCCAATGCGCGTGAAGGCATTACCGTCGTGCTGGCCAAGCCGGGCGACTATGTGCCCGGCATTGATGTCACGCTCAGCGTGGGCAAGATTCGCGGCGTCGAAAGCCATGGCATGATGGCATCCGAGCGCGAGCTGGAGCTGTCGGAAGAACATGACGGCATCATCGAGCTGCCCTCGGGCGAGGTCGGCCAGAAATTCATCGACTGGCTGGCGGAAAATGCGCCCGAGAAGATCGACCCGATGATCTATATCAAGATCACGCCGAACCGCCCCGATGCGCTTGGCGTGCGCGGCATTGCCCGCGATCTGGCAGCGCGTGGCCTTGGCACGTTGAAGCCGCTGCGCGAGGCCTCGGTCAAAGGTCAGTTCCCCTGTCCGGTTCAGGTCACCATCGCCGCGGAAGTCGCGGACAAGGCACCCTTCTTCAGCGGGCGTCTGCTGCGCGGCGTCAGGAACGGCCCCAGCCCGGCCTGGCTGCAAAAGCGGCTGACCGCCATCGGTCTGCGTCCGATCAATGCGCTGGTCGATATCACCAATTTCTTCACCTATGATCTGAACCGGCCGCTGCATGTATTCGATGCGGCCAGGATCAAGGGCGACCTGACGCTGCGCGCGGCCCGCCCGCAAGAGCAGCTGCTGGCGCTGGATGACAAGACCTACGACCTGCCCGCACATGCGGTGGTGATCTGCGATGAAAACGGTCCCGAAAGCATTGCCGGGATCATGGGTGGCGCGGCGTCCGGCGCGGATGATGACACCACGGATGTCTTTGTCGAATCGGCCTATTTCGACCCCATCGCCACGGCAGCCGCGGGACGCACGCTGAAGATCAATTCCGATGCGCGCTATCGTTTCGAACGCGGCATTGATCCGGCGTTCACGTTGCAGGGGCTTGAACTGGCGACGCAGATGATCATGGACCTGTGCGGTGGCGAAGCTTCGGAAATCGTCACGGCGGGCGCTGTTCCCGATACCTCGCGCGCCTATCGTCTGGACCCGGCGCGCACCAGTAGTCTTGTGGGGCTGGATATTCCCGAAGCGACGCAGCGCGCTTCTCTGGAGGCTCTGGGCTTCCGGCTTGAAGGTGACATGGCGCATGTGCCGTCATGGCGTCCCGATGTGCTGGGCGAGGCCGACCTGGTCGAGGAAATCGCCCGTATCGCCAGCCTGACCAAGCTGGAGGGCAAGCCCCTGCCGCGTCCTCAGGCGGGGGTTCCGCGCCCGATCCTGACGCCGCTGCAGATGCGTGAACGCGCGGCGCGCCGTCAGGCGGCGGCTCTGGGCTACAATGAATGCGTGACCTACAGCTTTATCGACGAAGCTGCGGCCAGGTTGTTCGGCGGTGGTGGTGATGCCCTGCGCGTCGAAAACCCGATCAGCAGCGAGATGACCCATCTGCGCCCCGATCTGCTGCCCGGCCTGCTGTCGGCGGCGGCCCGCAATCAGGCGCGCGGTCACGCCGATCTGTCGCTGTTTGAGATCGGGCCGGTCTTTTCCGGCGGCGAGCCGGGCGAACAGGCCTTGCAGATCTCGGGTCTGCTTGTCGGCGCACGCGCGGCGCGTGACCCCTTTGGCAGCCATCGCAAGGTGGACCTCTATGACGCCAAGGCCGATGCCGAAGCCGTGCTGAACGCGATTGGCGCACCAGCGCGGGCGCAGATCAACCGCAAGCTGGATGGCTGGTGGCATCCGGGCCGCGCGGGCAATATTGCGCTTGGCCCGAATGTTCTGGCCAGCTTTGGCGAGGTCCATCCCCGTGTCCTGCAGGCCATGGACGTCAAGGGTCCGGCGGTTGCCTTTACCGTGCGAATCGCCAATGTGCCTTTCCCCAAGGCCAAATCGCCTTCGCGCCCGGCTTTGGAGATTTCCGAGTTGCAGGCCGTCGAACGTGACTTTGCCTTTGTCGTCGACGCCCGTGTCGAGGCAATGACGCTGGTGAATGCGGCACAGGGCGCGGACAAGGTGCTGATCCAGTCTGTCAGCGTCTTTGACCAGTTTACCGGTCTGGAAGATGGGCGCAAATCCATTGCCATCACCGTGCGTCTGCAGCCGCGCGACAAGACCCTGACCGATGCCGAGATCGAGGCCGTCGGCCGCAAGATCATCGACAAGGTGCAAAAGGCAACGGGCGGCACATTGCGCGGCTGA
- a CDS encoding nucleoside deaminase: protein MVFTSHMAQALDEAQAAAQRGEVPVGAVLVAPDGRVLAAAGNRTRELSDPTAHAEILAIRAACALTGSERLPGHKLWVTLEPCPMCAAAISAARIDTIYYGAEDVRMGGVRHGARVFSHPQCHHRPQVFDGIDAAASRRLLQSFFNDRR, encoded by the coding sequence ATGGTTTTCACCTCTCATATGGCGCAGGCGCTGGATGAAGCGCAGGCAGCAGCGCAGCGCGGCGAAGTGCCGGTCGGAGCGGTTCTGGTCGCGCCGGACGGACGCGTGCTGGCCGCAGCGGGCAATCGAACCCGCGAGTTGAGCGACCCCACGGCCCATGCCGAGATTCTGGCAATCCGCGCCGCCTGTGCCCTGACCGGATCTGAGCGACTGCCCGGTCACAAGCTGTGGGTCACATTGGAACCCTGTCCCATGTGCGCCGCCGCCATCTCGGCCGCGCGAATCGACACGATCTATTACGGTGCCGAGGATGTGCGGATGGGCGGAGTCAGACATGGCGCGCGGGTATTCAGCCACCCGCAATGCCATCACCGGCCGCAGGTTTTCGATGGCATCGATGCCGCGGCATCGCGGCGCTTGCTGCAATCCTTTTTCAACGACAGAAGATAG
- a CDS encoding pseudouridine synthase, with product MTETPENPQKPANADRIAKVMARAGVASRREAERMILEGRVSVNGKKIASPALDVLPSDVVVVDGKKLDEKQETRLWLYYKPNGLVTSESDEKGRQTIFDALPRDLPRVMTIGRLDLNSEGLLLLTNDGELKRRLELPATGWLRRYRVRVNGTPNDLTFDPLRRGVTIDGEDFAPMEIRLDSQQGANAWVTVGIREGRNREIRRAMAHVGLQVNRLIRIGYGPFKLVGLEKNQVSEVKRRVLRDQLGGLLTGDMTEKDREMRPHGAESGRRPERRGESGGARPFRKDDGAERPRRFAGNRKADDGAFGKRGDRGFRADDGGENRRGGGAKPFGKTFGANRPRREDDGAGDRPRRSFSDRPGEKRDGKPGGKPFGKPAGGRPAFAGKPGFKGPRGERDGAGEGRSGGFSRAGGGEGRKGGFSRDGGGKPAGRFGGKPGGKPQGKPRGPRS from the coding sequence ATGACCGAAACCCCCGAAAATCCGCAGAAACCGGCCAATGCCGATCGAATCGCCAAGGTGATGGCGCGTGCCGGTGTGGCCAGCCGCCGCGAGGCCGAACGCATGATCCTTGAAGGTCGTGTCAGCGTCAATGGCAAGAAGATTGCCAGCCCGGCGCTGGACGTGCTGCCTTCGGATGTCGTCGTGGTCGATGGCAAGAAGCTGGATGAAAAGCAGGAAACCCGGCTCTGGCTGTATTACAAGCCCAACGGGCTGGTGACCTCGGAATCCGATGAAAAGGGCCGCCAGACCATTTTCGACGCCTTGCCGCGCGATCTGCCGCGCGTGATGACCATCGGCCGGCTGGACCTCAATTCCGAAGGGTTGCTGCTGCTGACCAATGACGGCGAGTTGAAACGCCGCCTGGAGTTGCCCGCGACCGGTTGGCTGCGCCGGTATCGAGTGCGAGTCAATGGCACGCCCAACGACCTGACCTTCGATCCCCTGCGTCGCGGCGTCACCATTGATGGCGAGGATTTTGCGCCCATGGAGATCCGTCTGGACAGCCAGCAGGGTGCCAATGCCTGGGTCACTGTCGGCATCCGCGAGGGCCGCAACCGCGAGATCCGTCGTGCCATGGCGCATGTCGGGCTGCAGGTGAACCGGTTGATCCGGATCGGCTATGGTCCCTTCAAGCTGGTCGGTCTGGAAAAGAATCAGGTCAGCGAAGTCAAGCGCCGCGTGCTGCGCGACCAGCTGGGCGGTCTGCTGACCGGTGACATGACCGAGAAGGATCGCGAGATGCGCCCCCATGGCGCGGAATCAGGCCGGCGTCCCGAACGGCGTGGCGAGTCCGGTGGTGCTCGGCCGTTCCGCAAGGATGACGGGGCGGAACGGCCGCGTCGCTTTGCCGGAAACCGCAAGGCGGATGATGGCGCCTTTGGAAAGCGCGGAGATCGTGGTTTCCGCGCGGATGATGGTGGCGAAAACCGTCGCGGTGGTGGCGCAAAGCCCTTTGGCAAGACCTTTGGCGCGAACCGCCCTCGGCGCGAGGATGACGGTGCCGGTGATCGTCCGCGGCGCAGTTTCTCGGACCGTCCGGGCGAAAAGCGCGATGGCAAGCCCGGGGGCAAACCCTTTGGCAAGCCCGCAGGGGGCAGACCGGCATTTGCAGGCAAGCCGGGCTTCAAGGGCCCGCGTGGCGAGCGTGACGGGGCTGGTGAGGGTCGCTCGGGAGGTTTCTCGCGTGCCGGTGGCGGCGAGGGCCGCAAAGGCGGCTTTTCGCGCGATGGCGGGGGCAAACCCGCCGGACGCTTTGGAGGCAAGCCGGGGGGCAAGCCACAGGGCAAACCGCGCGGGCCAAGAAGCTGA
- the hemP gene encoding hemin uptake protein HemP encodes MTATRPSEFSRPATSVLARLPQHDATQLTRGGNQALIVLDEQIYQLRITRAGKLILTK; translated from the coding sequence ATGACCGCTACCCGCCCCTCTGAATTCTCCCGTCCCGCAACCTCTGTTCTGGCGCGCCTGCCCCAGCATGACGCAACGCAGCTGACACGTGGTGGAAATCAGGCGCTGATCGTTCTGGACGAACAGATCTACCAGCTGCGCATCACGCGCGCCGGGAAACTGATCCTGACCAAATGA
- a CDS encoding zinc ABC transporter substrate-binding protein: MHPSLPAAAVAACLASPIMAQPPKIVVDTSVTGSIVAKVLGDLGEPSILVPANTDLHHYQMRPSDARVLQDADMLVWIGPELTPWLGRAAEAGGQIGTQLELLHVAGTQLQNFGGETEEAHDHDAHDEHDEHYEGHDEHADHDDHDAHDDHDHDHDHDHDHDHDHDHDGVDPHAWLNPENAILWTATVAEELARIDPENAETYRANAAAATEGLHALDKELTAQLAPFADQSFVVFHDAYGYFTAHFGLQPAIALSLGDATSPSAARLTEVREQIAHTQASCAFPEFAHDPKLVETAIEGSGARIGGELAPAGENIQPGPDFYEDLLRNLGTTLTDCLAQD; this comes from the coding sequence ATGCATCCTTCCCTTCCTGCCGCTGCCGTTGCAGCCTGCCTCGCTTCTCCGATCATGGCCCAGCCCCCGAAGATCGTCGTCGACACCAGCGTGACCGGCTCGATCGTCGCGAAGGTGCTGGGAGATCTGGGTGAACCCTCGATTCTGGTACCCGCCAATACCGATCTGCACCACTATCAGATGCGCCCCTCTGACGCACGCGTACTGCAAGATGCAGATATGCTGGTCTGGATCGGCCCTGAACTGACCCCCTGGCTGGGCCGTGCCGCCGAAGCCGGCGGCCAGATCGGTACCCAGCTGGAATTGCTGCATGTTGCGGGCACGCAATTGCAGAATTTCGGGGGCGAAACCGAAGAAGCACATGATCACGATGCGCATGACGAGCATGACGAGCATTACGAAGGCCATGACGAACATGCGGATCATGATGACCATGACGCTCACGATGACCACGACCACGACCACGACCACGACCACGACCACGACCACGACCACGACCACGATGGCGTGGATCCCCATGCCTGGCTCAACCCTGAAAACGCCATCCTCTGGACAGCCACCGTGGCCGAGGAACTGGCGCGAATCGACCCCGAGAATGCCGAGACCTACCGCGCGAATGCTGCCGCGGCCACAGAAGGGCTGCACGCCCTTGACAAGGAGTTGACCGCTCAACTGGCCCCCTTCGCCGATCAGAGCTTTGTCGTCTTCCATGATGCATACGGCTATTTCACCGCGCATTTCGGTCTGCAGCCGGCCATTGCCCTGTCCCTGGGTGATGCCACCAGCCCCTCGGCGGCACGTCTGACCGAGGTTCGCGAGCAAATCGCCCATACGCAGGCAAGCTGCGCCTTCCCCGAATTCGCGCATGACCCCAAGCTGGTCGAGACCGCCATCGAAGGCAGCGGCGCGCGCATCGGTGGAGAACTGGCTCCAGCCGGCGAGAATATCCAGCCCGGTCCCGATTTCTATGAGGATTTGCTACGGAATCTGGGCACGACGCTGACTGATTGCCTCGCGCAGGACTAA
- a CDS encoding Fur family transcriptional regulator has translation MTQEQPDAGTAFTPHDHCLCQSHALQVAEERLAARKARLTPVRRRTLEILLEAHRAMGAYEVLERLAEDGFGSQPPVAYRALEFLVQHGLAHRLQRLNAFAACLHPESEHAPAFLICRACDKLAEIPAGCLRNEMNKLSREAGFVVEGVTVEAVGLCASCAEAGSA, from the coding sequence GTGACGCAAGAACAACCCGACGCGGGCACAGCCTTTACGCCCCATGATCACTGCCTCTGCCAGTCGCATGCCTTGCAGGTGGCCGAAGAAAGATTGGCGGCCAGAAAGGCACGGCTGACCCCTGTGCGCCGACGCACGCTTGAGATCCTGCTGGAAGCCCATCGGGCGATGGGGGCCTATGAGGTGCTGGAGCGGCTGGCCGAGGACGGTTTTGGCAGTCAGCCTCCGGTTGCCTACCGCGCGTTGGAATTCCTGGTGCAGCATGGTCTGGCACATAGGTTGCAGCGCCTCAACGCCTTTGCCGCCTGCCTGCATCCCGAAAGCGAGCATGCCCCGGCCTTCCTGATCTGTCGCGCCTGTGACAAGCTGGCCGAAATTCCGGCCGGCTGTCTGCGCAACGAGATGAACAAACTGTCGCGCGAGGCAGGCTTTGTGGTCGAGGGGGTCACGGTCGAGGCTGTCGGGCTTTGCGCCAGCTGTGCCGAGGCGGGTTCCGCATGA
- a CDS encoding metal ABC transporter ATP-binding protein, which yields MNALIEARNLSVLRSGSTEAVLKHVDFTIRPGEIVTVVGPNGSGKSSLIRALLGHMPLAGGGVTRKPGLRIGYVPQKLQLDNTIPMTVRRFLSLPRRVGDAVASEALKMTGVTGVEKRQLTRLSGGQFQRVLLARALLHNPDLLVLDEPTQGLDQPGIVAFYKLIEDVRRETGAAILLVSHDLLVVMRASDRVICLNGHICCEGTPEDVSVDPAYRALFGSGAQGTLALYRHHHDHDHEHGAVCEPQLGQGGHDDQPLQH from the coding sequence ATGAACGCCCTGATCGAGGCCAGAAACCTGTCGGTCCTGCGCAGCGGCAGCACGGAAGCGGTGTTGAAACACGTCGATTTCACCATCCGTCCGGGCGAGATCGTGACCGTGGTCGGCCCCAATGGCTCGGGCAAGTCGTCGCTGATCCGTGCGCTGTTGGGGCATATGCCGCTGGCGGGCGGCGGGGTGACGCGCAAACCGGGGTTGCGCATCGGATATGTGCCCCAGAAGTTGCAACTGGACAACACGATCCCGATGACGGTCAGGCGATTTCTGTCGCTGCCGCGTCGCGTCGGCGATGCCGTTGCCAGCGAAGCCCTGAAGATGACCGGGGTGACCGGCGTCGAGAAGCGACAACTGACCCGGCTGTCCGGCGGCCAGTTCCAGCGCGTTCTGCTGGCGCGTGCGCTGCTGCACAACCCCGATCTGCTGGTGCTGGATGAGCCGACGCAGGGGCTGGACCAGCCGGGGATCGTGGCGTTCTACAAGCTGATCGAGGATGTCCGGCGCGAAACCGGGGCGGCGATCCTGCTGGTCAGCCATGATCTGCTGGTGGTGATGCGGGCCTCGGATCGGGTGATCTGTCTGAACGGACATATCTGCTGTGAAGGCACGCCCGAGGATGTCAGTGTCGATCCCGCCTATCGCGCCCTGTTCGGATCGGGGGCGCAGGGCACGCTGGCGCTGTATCGGCACCATCACGATCATGACCATGAACATGGCGCGGTCTGCGAACCGCAACTGGGGCAGGGCGGTCATGACGACCAGCCGCTGCAGCATTAA
- a CDS encoding metal ABC transporter permease, translated as MLDDFFIRALLAGLGLAAVTGPLGSFVVWRRMAYFGDSTAHAAILGVAISLAFNMSIYIGTLSVAISMAVLVTVLTNRGQAMDTVLGVLAHSALAFGLVAISFVPSARGDLNAFLFGDILAVRRFDLALIWGGAALVLVLLIWRWQKMVTATVNEELAMAAGIDPRFERLVLSLALAVVVALAIRVVGSLLISAMLIVPAAAARGQTSTPERMAILASVIAAISVSAGLWSSLHFDSPAGPSIVAATTVFFALGQVFRRV; from the coding sequence ATGCTTGACGATTTTTTCATCCGCGCCTTGCTGGCCGGACTTGGCCTGGCGGCTGTCACCGGCCCCCTGGGCAGTTTCGTTGTCTGGCGGCGTATGGCCTATTTCGGTGATTCGACGGCCCATGCCGCGATTCTGGGCGTCGCCATCAGTCTGGCCTTCAACATGTCGATCTATATCGGCACGCTGAGCGTGGCGATCTCGATGGCGGTGCTGGTGACGGTGCTGACCAATCGTGGACAGGCCATGGATACGGTTCTGGGCGTCCTTGCGCATTCGGCGCTGGCCTTCGGTCTTGTGGCGATCAGCTTTGTGCCCTCGGCGCGTGGCGATCTGAACGCCTTTCTCTTCGGAGACATTCTGGCGGTCAGGCGGTTTGACCTTGCATTGATCTGGGGCGGGGCGGCGCTGGTGCTGGTGCTGCTGATCTGGCGCTGGCAGAAGATGGTCACTGCCACCGTCAACGAGGAACTGGCCATGGCGGCGGGAATAGATCCGCGCTTCGAGCGTCTGGTGTTGTCGCTTGCGCTTGCGGTGGTCGTGGCCCTGGCCATTCGGGTGGTCGGTTCGCTGCTGATTTCAGCCATGCTGATCGTGCCGGCAGCCGCGGCGCGCGGACAGACCAGCACTCCGGAACGCATGGCAATTCTGGCCTCGGTGATCGCGGCGATCTCGGTCTCTGCGGGGCTGTGGTCCAGCCTGCATTTCGACAGCCCTGCCGGCCCCTCGATCGTTGCCGCAACAACGGTTTTTTTCGCGTTAGGGCAAGTTTTTCGTCGCGTTTAA
- a CDS encoding YjbF family lipoprotein, which yields MNNARNTAMATALLAMLAACGNDTSDGTGGSALDALIKTTADAALSRRAAKSDAPASAPKTPQEAAAEALRVNPGPLIQVGFEGLGKTQIMALTGQNGSMRTYMTPSEEALIMRNGILIGTRGLGHDLSVAEPQTEALIRSGRSGSAQRVMRYFAGDGKERPLQFTCTVGAGPKPGVTVEDCHGHGTGFQNSYIRQGGQITVSRQWIGPALGYVTVQTLRP from the coding sequence ATGAACAATGCTCGCAACACCGCTATGGCCACGGCCCTGCTGGCAATGCTGGCCGCCTGCGGCAATGACACCAGTGACGGAACGGGCGGCAGTGCCCTCGACGCCTTGATCAAGACCACAGCGGATGCCGCCCTCTCACGTCGTGCGGCGAAGTCCGACGCCCCGGCCAGCGCACCGAAAACCCCGCAAGAGGCGGCAGCCGAAGCCCTGCGCGTCAACCCGGGCCCGCTGATTCAGGTCGGCTTCGAGGGGCTGGGCAAGACGCAGATCATGGCGCTGACCGGGCAGAATGGCAGCATGCGCACCTATATGACACCCTCGGAAGAGGCGCTGATCATGCGCAATGGCATTCTGATAGGCACGCGCGGGCTGGGCCACGACCTCTCCGTCGCCGAGCCGCAGACCGAGGCGCTGATCCGTTCAGGCCGCTCGGGCAGCGCACAGCGGGTAATGCGCTATTTTGCCGGAGACGGCAAGGAACGGCCGCTGCAGTTTACCTGCACTGTGGGCGCGGGCCCCAAACCCGGTGTGACGGTGGAAGACTGCCACGGTCACGGCACGGGCTTCCAGAACAGCTATATCCGTCAGGGCGGCCAGATCACTGTCTCGCGGCAGTGGATCGGACCGGCGCTGGGTTATGTGACCGTGCAGACTCTGCGACCCTGA